A single genomic interval of Daucus carota subsp. sativus chromosome 1, DH1 v3.0, whole genome shotgun sequence harbors:
- the LOC108205129 gene encoding protein S40-7-like: MADEKNEFQEEEMWSVASKGKQRKGAFSFKKKKSLISSSSTSCLSTAWHSPLPSTPKMMIPKAKNVVNEGDNLAGQQYSAPMKIPGHYGGKDAMKNGNEYDGENDDDDEEEDGEMIPPHEYIAKKMERTRIASHSMCEGVGRTLKGRDLCNLRNAILSQTGFLEK; encoded by the coding sequence ATGGCAGATGAAAAAAATGAGTTTCAAGAAGAGGAAATGTGGAGTGTAGCTTCAAAGGGGAAGCAAAGGAAAGGAGCTTTCAGCTTTAAGAAAAAGAAATCtttgatttcttcttcttctactTCTTGTTTATCAACTGCATGGCACTCACCTTTGCCTTCTACACCCAAAATGATGATTCCAAAGGCTAAAAATGTGGTAAATGAAGGTGATAATCTAGCTGGTCAGCAATACTCAGCCCCAATGAAAATACCAGGTCACTATGGTGGTAAAGATGCAATGAAGAAtggaaatgagtatgatggtgagaatgatgatgatgatgaagaagaagatggaGAGATGATACCTCCTCATGAATACATAGCAAAGAAGATGGAAAGGACAAGAATTGCTTCACATTCCATGTGTGAAGGAGTTGGAAGGACTTTGAAAGGGAGAGATCTTTGCAATCTGAGAAATGCAATTTTGTCACAA